A single Bacillota bacterium DNA region contains:
- a CDS encoding putative manganese-dependent inorganic diphosphatase, which translates to MEKPIWILGHRNPDTDAICAALAYAELKQALGVAGARAGRVGPLNRETAFVLGYFGVEPPPFVADVRPRVADMLRREIISCAPETTLQEAGRLMREHQVKTLPVVDPRGRLLGLFTTGDLAHHLLVELGLEALAGSASRAREILATPVRNLMKTEGIVSFHEDELADQVKRVMLETRFRNYPVVDEQDRLLGMVARYDLLALRRKQVILVDHNERAQAVPGIEQAEVLEIIDHHRLGDVQTGEPLYFRSEPVGSTCTIIGKIYQEQGVEPSPRVAGLLCAGILSDTVIFKSPTCTPQDRDIARYLSRLAGLEPEPFGIEIFRAGSALAERPAREILNEDFKDFELGDLKVGIGQVEAIGTAGLEDVKEALLEEMDEMARERGYDLVLMMLTDIAQEGTELLVAGPGEKFAAEAFGQEVRNHRIFLPGVMSRKKQVVPPLARLAALR; encoded by the coding sequence ATGGAGAAGCCGATCTGGATCTTGGGGCACCGCAACCCCGATACCGATGCCATTTGTGCGGCGCTGGCCTATGCGGAGTTGAAGCAGGCCCTGGGAGTTGCCGGGGCGAGGGCGGGGCGGGTGGGCCCCCTTAACCGTGAGACGGCCTTTGTTTTGGGTTATTTTGGGGTGGAGCCGCCCCCCTTTGTAGCGGATGTCCGTCCGCGCGTTGCCGATATGCTTCGCCGCGAAATTATCAGCTGCGCCCCGGAAACCACCCTGCAGGAGGCCGGAAGGTTGATGCGGGAGCACCAGGTCAAAACCCTGCCGGTGGTCGATCCCCGGGGGCGGCTGCTGGGGCTCTTCACCACCGGCGACCTGGCGCATCACCTTTTGGTGGAGTTGGGGCTGGAAGCCCTGGCGGGGAGCGCCTCCCGGGCGCGGGAGATTCTTGCGACTCCCGTCAGAAATCTCATGAAGACCGAGGGGATCGTTTCTTTCCACGAGGACGAACTGGCGGATCAGGTAAAAAGGGTGATGCTGGAAACCAGGTTTCGCAATTACCCCGTCGTGGACGAGCAGGACCGGCTCCTGGGGATGGTGGCGCGCTACGATCTCCTTGCCTTAAGGCGGAAGCAGGTGATCCTGGTGGACCACAACGAGCGCGCCCAGGCCGTGCCGGGCATTGAGCAGGCGGAAGTGCTGGAGATTATCGACCACCACCGGCTGGGGGATGTTCAGACCGGGGAGCCCCTTTACTTCCGCAGCGAGCCGGTAGGGAGCACCTGCACCATCATTGGTAAAATCTACCAGGAGCAGGGGGTGGAGCCATCCCCCCGCGTCGCGGGCCTGCTCTGCGCCGGGATCCTTTCCGATACGGTGATCTTTAAGTCTCCCACCTGCACCCCGCAGGATCGCGACATTGCCCGGTATTTGAGCAGGCTGGCGGGCCTGGAGCCGGAACCCTTCGGGATCGAAATCTTCCGGGCGGGCTCTGCTCTTGCAGAGCGCCCTGCGAGGGAGATCTTAAACGAAGATTTTAAAGACTTCGAGCTGGGTGATTTAAAAGTGGGAATCGGCCAAGTCGAGGCCATCGGGACGGCAGGCCTGGAAGATGTGAAAGAGGCTTTGCTGGAGGAGATGGACGAGATGGCCCGGGAGCGGGGGTACGACCTGGTTCTGATGATGCTGACAGATATCGCTCAGGAGGGAACGGAGCTTCTCGTGGCCGGCCCGGGGGAAAAATTCGCGGCCGAGGCCTTCGGGCAGGAGGTGCGCAACCACCGGATCTTTTTGCCCGGCGTCATGTCCCGGAAAAAGCAGGTTGTGCCGCCCCTGGCAAGGCTTGCGGCCCTCCGGTAA
- the hisF gene encoding imidazole glycerol phosphate synthase subunit HisF: MLAKRIIPCLDVDAGRVVKGIKFVDLRDAGDPVELAAFYDAEGADELVFLDITASFEERKTMVDVVRRTAENVFIPFTVGGGIRTLEDIREMLQAGADKIAINTAAVLNPELITEGARKFGSQCIVVAIDARQVSPGRWEVLTHGGRRGTGLDALAWAREVEQRGAGEILLTSLDRDGTKDGYDLALTRAVSSAVGIPVIASGGAGSLEHLWEGLTQGAADAVLAASIFHYREYTIREAKEYLAERGVPVRL, translated from the coding sequence GTGCTGGCGAAAAGAATCATTCCCTGTCTTGATGTGGACGCAGGACGGGTTGTGAAGGGGATAAAGTTTGTCGATCTGAGAGACGCCGGGGATCCGGTGGAACTGGCCGCTTTTTACGATGCGGAAGGGGCCGACGAACTGGTTTTTCTCGACATTACGGCCTCCTTTGAAGAGCGGAAGACGATGGTGGATGTGGTGCGGCGGACGGCGGAAAACGTTTTTATTCCCTTTACGGTCGGCGGGGGGATCCGGACTCTGGAGGACATCAGGGAAATGCTCCAGGCGGGGGCCGATAAAATTGCCATCAATACCGCAGCGGTGCTGAATCCGGAACTGATCACGGAGGGGGCGCGGAAGTTCGGGAGCCAGTGCATTGTGGTGGCCATCGATGCCCGCCAGGTCTCCCCCGGCCGCTGGGAGGTTCTGACGCATGGGGGAAGGCGGGGGACGGGATTGGATGCCCTCGCCTGGGCGCGGGAGGTGGAGCAGCGCGGCGCCGGGGAAATCCTTTTGACCAGCCTTGACCGCGATGGGACGAAGGACGGCTATGACCTTGCTTTGACCCGGGCTGTTAGCTCGGCTGTAGGAATTCCGGTGATCGCCTCCGGGGGTGCCGGAAGCCTGGAGCACCTCTGGGAGGGTTTGACACAGGGGGCGGCAGACGCGGTTTTGGCAGCTTCCATCTTTCACTACCGGGAGTATACAATTAGAGAGGCAAAGGAGTATCTGGCGGAGAGGGGAGTGCCCGTGCGGCTATGA
- a CDS encoding bifunctional phosphoribosyl-AMP cyclohydrolase/phosphoribosyl-ATP diphosphatase HisIE translates to MQAVLDCVKFNEAGLIPAVVQDAATGEVLMVAYMNRESFLRSLRTGRTWFYSRSRQRLWLKGETSGNHQYIREVRIDCDGDALLFRVEQLGGACHEGYRSCFFRCLGQPLNGGSGPGIVDELFAVIKERQRTLPEGSYTAKLFREGIDRIAKKLGEEAVEVVIAGKNRNREELAEEAADLVYHLLVLLAECNLSPGEVWAKLAERRR, encoded by the coding sequence ATTCAGGCGGTGCTGGATTGCGTAAAATTCAACGAAGCCGGTTTAATCCCGGCGGTAGTCCAGGATGCGGCAACCGGTGAGGTCTTGATGGTTGCCTATATGAACCGGGAGTCCTTCCTCCGCTCCCTGCGGACGGGGCGGACCTGGTTTTACAGCCGGAGCAGGCAGCGCCTCTGGCTGAAAGGGGAGACCAGCGGAAACCACCAGTACATCCGGGAGGTGCGGATCGACTGCGACGGGGATGCCCTCCTCTTCAGGGTTGAGCAGTTAGGTGGGGCGTGTCACGAAGGATACCGCTCCTGTTTTTTCCGCTGCCTGGGTCAACCCCTGAACGGGGGTTCCGGCCCGGGGATCGTTGACGAGCTTTTTGCGGTGATTAAGGAACGGCAGCGAACTCTGCCCGAAGGCTCCTATACTGCGAAATTGTTCCGGGAGGGAATTGACAGGATAGCAAAGAAGCTGGGGGAAGAAGCGGTGGAAGTAGTGATTGCCGGGAAGAACCGGAACCGGGAGGAGCTGGCGGAAGAAGCCGCCGACCTGGTCTACCATCTTCTGGTTTTGCTGGCGGAATGCAACTTAAGCCCCGGCGAGGTTTGGGCGAAACTGGCGGAGCGGCGCCGGTAG
- the hisZ gene encoding ATP phosphoribosyltransferase regulatory subunit — translation MVLMPGGVRDLLPGEARRKRELEAGLLRLFEAWGYREVITPTFEFYEVLAPALGEMLHDQLYRFIDDRGRIMVLRPDMTTPIARLVSTRLREQPLPLRLCYVANVFRRENHAGQQREFYQAGVELLGAPGPEADAEVIGLAGEALKLAGIKDFRITLGQVEVLTGVLAGAGFSAPDLEQAKLALSKKDLVTWEQLVASSPLAPDRKEALTALPSLRGGVEVLEAVEGLIRGGGAALGLAALRRVWERLADYGLQDQVDLDLTLLRGLTYYTGIVFEGYAPGVGYPLCGGGRYDKLLARFGFPCPATGFALNIERVLAAREKDAAFHEQAPDYFITGGDPREIVKKARALRQEGNTVEIEVAGLPLEESIAYASRKGVPQILVLE, via the coding sequence ATGGTTCTGATGCCGGGGGGAGTCAGGGACCTCCTGCCCGGGGAGGCCCGGCGCAAGCGGGAACTTGAGGCCGGTTTGTTGAGATTATTCGAAGCCTGGGGCTATCGGGAGGTAATCACACCCACCTTCGAGTTTTACGAAGTGCTGGCTCCGGCGCTGGGGGAAATGCTGCACGACCAGCTCTACCGGTTCATTGACGACCGGGGGAGAATTATGGTGCTCAGGCCGGATATGACAACCCCCATTGCCCGCCTTGTGAGCACGCGCTTAAGAGAGCAGCCCCTCCCTTTGCGCCTCTGCTACGTTGCGAATGTTTTCCGGCGGGAAAACCACGCCGGGCAGCAGCGGGAGTTTTACCAGGCAGGTGTGGAACTGCTGGGTGCCCCGGGCCCCGAGGCCGACGCCGAGGTCATCGGGCTTGCAGGGGAAGCCCTGAAGCTGGCAGGAATCAAGGATTTCCGGATCACGCTGGGCCAGGTCGAGGTTCTCACCGGGGTCCTGGCAGGCGCCGGTTTTTCGGCCCCGGATCTGGAGCAGGCGAAGCTGGCCCTGAGCAAAAAGGATCTTGTCACCTGGGAGCAGCTGGTTGCCTCTTCTCCCCTTGCTCCGGACCGCAAGGAAGCCCTGACGGCGCTGCCTTCACTGCGCGGGGGGGTGGAGGTGCTGGAGGCGGTGGAGGGCCTGATCCGGGGCGGGGGGGCGGCCCTCGGCCTTGCGGCCCTCCGCAGAGTCTGGGAAAGACTGGCCGATTACGGATTACAGGACCAGGTTGATCTCGATCTGACCCTTCTCCGGGGGCTTACTTATTATACGGGAATCGTTTTTGAAGGATATGCACCGGGGGTTGGTTATCCCCTCTGCGGAGGGGGACGGTACGATAAGCTCCTTGCCAGGTTCGGTTTCCCCTGTCCGGCGACCGGTTTTGCCCTGAACATTGAGCGGGTTCTGGCGGCCCGGGAGAAGGATGCGGCTTTTCACGAACAGGCGCCGGACTACTTCATCACCGGGGGAGATCCGCGGGAGATTGTCAAAAAGGCGAGGGCCCTCAGGCAGGAAGGAAATACGGTGGAAATTGAAGTTGCCGGTCTTCCCCTGGAAGAGTCTATTGCTTACGCCTCCCGGAAGGGAGTTCCCCAGATCCTGGTGCTGGAATAG
- the hisD gene encoding histidinol dehydrogenase: MFQVVSSKDQLVSRLRERNHRGEDLEPEVRAILEAVRDQGDQAVLAYTRKFDHADLAAAGLRVQEAEIQAAYEKVSPELLASLRLARDRIFAFHARQHFQTWFEPGPQGEILGQVYRPLKRVGIYVPGGTAAYPSSVLMNALPAKVAGVPEIVMVTPPGRDGEVPPLVLVAAAESGVTEIYRVGGVQAVAALAYGTETIPRVDKIVGPGNIYVTVAKRLVFGLVDIDMLAGPSEIVVVADGSGDPELIAADLLSQAEHDPRAAAILLTPVAELACRVREELEKQLADLPRREIAREALSAYGAAVITADLAEAVELANELAPEHLELFLEEPFSWLGRIKNAGAVFLGANTPESVGDYLAGPNHVLPTGGTARFFSPLSVEDFLKRTSLIYGTKKALRAWGPEVVRLAEAEGLEAHARAVALRLRRLQGCEE; encoded by the coding sequence ATGTTTCAGGTGGTATCGAGTAAAGATCAGCTGGTATCACGGCTGCGGGAGCGGAACCACCGGGGCGAGGACCTGGAACCGGAAGTCCGCGCCATCCTCGAGGCGGTCCGGGATCAGGGCGATCAGGCGGTTCTGGCCTATACCCGGAAATTCGATCACGCCGACCTTGCCGCCGCAGGACTGCGGGTGCAGGAGGCGGAAATCCAGGCTGCCTACGAAAAGGTTTCCCCTGAACTCCTTGCCTCTCTGCGCCTGGCCCGCGACCGGATTTTTGCCTTCCATGCCAGGCAGCACTTCCAGACCTGGTTTGAACCGGGTCCGCAGGGGGAAATCCTGGGCCAGGTTTACCGGCCCCTGAAGCGGGTGGGGATTTACGTACCTGGTGGAACTGCGGCCTACCCCTCTTCGGTTTTGATGAACGCCCTTCCGGCAAAGGTGGCCGGGGTTCCTGAAATCGTGATGGTCACTCCTCCCGGGCGCGATGGAGAGGTTCCCCCGCTCGTCCTTGTGGCCGCGGCCGAGTCTGGTGTGACCGAAATCTACAGGGTGGGCGGCGTCCAGGCTGTTGCTGCCCTTGCTTACGGGACGGAGACGATTCCCCGGGTCGACAAGATCGTAGGGCCCGGAAACATTTACGTCACCGTTGCCAAGCGCCTGGTCTTCGGGCTTGTGGACATCGACATGCTGGCGGGGCCCAGCGAGATTGTGGTGGTTGCGGACGGCTCCGGAGATCCCGAACTGATCGCGGCAGACCTTCTCTCCCAGGCGGAGCACGACCCCCGGGCGGCAGCCATTTTGCTGACACCCGTCGCGGAGCTTGCCTGCCGGGTTCGGGAAGAACTGGAAAAGCAGCTGGCCGACCTGCCCAGGCGGGAGATCGCCAGGGAGGCCCTGTCCGCTTACGGGGCTGCGGTGATTACAGCAGACCTCGCGGAGGCGGTAGAACTTGCCAACGAACTGGCGCCGGAGCACCTGGAACTCTTTTTGGAGGAGCCCTTTTCCTGGCTGGGACGCATTAAAAATGCAGGGGCGGTTTTTCTGGGGGCAAACACCCCGGAGTCTGTTGGGGACTACCTGGCGGGGCCGAACCACGTTCTCCCGACCGGGGGGACGGCGCGCTTTTTCTCTCCCCTCAGCGTGGAAGATTTCTTGAAGCGGACAAGCCTGATCTACGGGACGAAGAAGGCCCTCCGGGCCTGGGGCCCCGAAGTCGTAAGGCTGGCCGAAGCGGAAGGGCTGGAGGCGCACGCCCGGGCCGTTGCCCTGCGCCTCCGGCGCCTGCAGGGGTGTGAGGAATGA
- the pcrA gene encoding DNA helicase PcrA, with the protein MGFWEDLNPAQQEAVRHTEGPLIIFAGAGSGKTRVLTYRVAHLLRSGVSPFRILAVTFTNRAAAEMRQRVQQLVGAGARDVWISTFHSLAVRILRQEVRHLPYDRNFVIYDEADQLTVIKNCLRELGLDERKYRPRSMLAAISSLKNELVGPEEFALHARDAWAQAVARLYSCYQAKLLQQNALDFDDLLFQTVALFRAEPHVLENYQHRFRYIMVDEYQDTNHAQYVLVRQLADGYRNLCVVGDDDQCIYRWRGADIRNILDFEKDYPEARIVKLEQNYRSTQRILAVANSVIARNRGRKPKRLWTSNRIGEPVYYYQAVDERDEARFVLATLEKLRREEGLEHRDFAVFYRTHAQSRAFEEEFIRNQIPYRIFGGIRFYERKEIRDLLAYLRFVANPADEISLRRILNVPRRGIGETALARAEELALQEGRSLEEVLREPEKIPGLGARTIRALRAFFEMVDRWREEQEELTVAALAERILEETGYRSLLEAEQTVEAETRLENLKEFLGVAREYDEESEDRSLAGFLERLALVAEIDNYRAEENAVVLMTLHTAKGLEFPVVFMTGLEEGLFPHAHALGEEEELEEERRLCYVGITRARERLFFSWACRRYLQGNGTPREPSRFLQEIPQELLYPVLPGGGAPVRPVPVQGRPARDRREKLPPVFTGRALLEAAERDVEPQGDLQVGDRVEHAKFGPGVVTETRVGPGGDLEIIVSFEQVGVKHLLVKYAPLRRV; encoded by the coding sequence GTGGGTTTCTGGGAGGATTTAAATCCGGCTCAGCAGGAGGCGGTGCGCCACACGGAGGGCCCTCTGATCATCTTTGCGGGGGCGGGAAGTGGAAAAACAAGGGTGCTTACCTACAGGGTTGCCCACCTTTTACGGTCAGGGGTGTCTCCCTTCAGGATTCTGGCCGTTACCTTTACGAACCGCGCCGCTGCCGAGATGCGCCAGCGCGTCCAGCAGCTGGTGGGCGCCGGGGCGCGCGATGTCTGGATCAGCACCTTTCATTCCCTGGCGGTGCGCATCCTCCGCCAGGAGGTGCGCCACCTTCCCTACGACCGGAACTTTGTCATTTACGACGAAGCCGATCAGCTGACGGTGATCAAAAACTGCCTTCGGGAACTCGGTCTTGATGAAAGGAAGTACCGGCCCCGGAGCATGCTGGCGGCGATCAGCAGCCTGAAAAACGAGCTGGTGGGGCCCGAGGAGTTTGCCCTCCACGCCCGGGATGCCTGGGCGCAGGCGGTGGCCCGCCTTTATTCCTGTTACCAGGCGAAGCTCCTGCAGCAAAATGCTTTAGATTTCGACGACCTCCTTTTTCAAACCGTAGCCCTCTTCCGGGCCGAGCCCCATGTGCTGGAAAATTACCAGCACCGTTTCCGCTACATCATGGTGGACGAGTACCAGGATACGAACCATGCCCAGTACGTCCTCGTACGCCAGCTCGCGGATGGCTACCGGAATCTCTGTGTTGTCGGGGACGATGACCAGTGCATTTACAGGTGGCGGGGGGCCGATATCAGAAATATCCTCGATTTCGAAAAAGACTACCCCGAGGCGCGGATCGTCAAGCTGGAGCAGAATTACCGCTCCACGCAGCGCATCCTGGCTGTGGCGAATTCTGTAATTGCCCGCAACCGGGGGAGGAAGCCAAAGCGCCTCTGGACCTCCAACAGAATCGGAGAACCGGTCTATTATTACCAGGCCGTAGACGAGCGGGACGAGGCGCGGTTTGTGCTTGCTACACTCGAGAAGCTCCGCCGGGAGGAAGGGCTGGAGCACCGGGATTTTGCAGTCTTTTACAGGACCCACGCCCAATCCCGCGCCTTTGAAGAGGAGTTTATCAGAAACCAGATTCCATACCGGATTTTCGGGGGAATCAGGTTTTACGAGCGGAAGGAAATCAGGGACCTGCTGGCCTACCTGCGGTTCGTGGCGAACCCCGCAGACGAGATTTCGCTGAGGCGGATTTTAAACGTTCCCCGCCGGGGAATCGGGGAAACCGCCCTTGCCCGGGCGGAGGAACTGGCACTGCAGGAGGGAAGGAGCCTGGAAGAGGTGCTCAGGGAGCCGGAGAAGATTCCCGGCCTGGGGGCGCGCACCATCCGGGCGCTGCGGGCCTTTTTCGAAATGGTGGACCGCTGGCGGGAGGAACAGGAGGAGCTGACGGTTGCCGCGCTCGCCGAAAGAATTCTGGAGGAAACGGGGTACCGCTCCCTGCTGGAGGCGGAGCAGACCGTTGAGGCGGAGACAAGGCTGGAAAATTTAAAAGAGTTTTTAGGTGTGGCAAGGGAGTACGACGAGGAAAGCGAAGACAGGTCTCTGGCTGGATTCCTGGAGCGGCTGGCTCTGGTGGCCGAAATCGACAACTACCGGGCGGAGGAGAACGCGGTTGTCTTGATGACCCTCCACACCGCGAAGGGTCTGGAGTTTCCCGTTGTCTTCATGACCGGCCTCGAGGAGGGCCTCTTTCCCCATGCCCACGCTTTGGGAGAGGAAGAGGAGCTTGAAGAAGAGCGCCGGCTCTGCTATGTTGGAATTACCAGGGCGCGGGAAAGGCTCTTTTTCTCCTGGGCCTGCCGGCGCTACCTTCAGGGCAACGGGACACCCCGCGAGCCCTCGCGTTTTCTCCAGGAAATCCCGCAGGAACTGCTTTACCCCGTCCTGCCTGGGGGTGGAGCCCCGGTGCGTCCGGTGCCGGTTCAGGGCCGGCCCGCGCGGGACCGGAGGGAGAAGCTTCCGCCGGTTTTTACGGGGCGCGCTCTGCTGGAGGCGGCTGAGAGGGACGTTGAGCCGCAGGGGGATCTGCAGGTCGGGGACCGGGTGGAGCACGCGAAATTCGGACCGGGTGTTGTTACGGAAACCAGGGTGGGCCCCGGGGGTGATTTGGAAATCATCGTTTCCTTCGAGCAGGTGGGGGTAAAGCACCTTCTGGTGAAGTATGCTCCTTTGCGCCGGGTTTAG
- the hisH gene encoding imidazole glycerol phosphate synthase subunit HisH yields the protein MIAIVDYGMGNLRSVQKGLEKVGFQAAIVATPKELEQARGIVLPGVGAFGDAMENLRAQGLDRALREAVVQGKPLLGICLGLQLFFSFSEEGGWHEGLDLIPGRVRRLPGRVKVPHMGWNQVELKQANPLFTGIPDRSYFYFVHSYYVDPAPQDVISGVTAYGIAFTSMVARGNLFGVQFHPEKSSRLGLEVLANFGRLVAAC from the coding sequence ATGATTGCCATTGTTGACTACGGGATGGGGAACCTCCGGAGCGTCCAGAAGGGTCTGGAAAAAGTGGGATTCCAGGCCGCAATTGTTGCGACCCCGAAGGAGCTGGAGCAGGCACGGGGGATCGTTTTGCCCGGCGTGGGCGCCTTTGGGGACGCGATGGAGAACCTCCGCGCCCAGGGGCTGGACCGCGCCCTGCGGGAGGCGGTGGTGCAGGGAAAGCCCCTGCTGGGGATCTGCCTCGGCCTCCAGCTCTTTTTCAGCTTTAGTGAGGAGGGGGGCTGGCACGAGGGCCTGGATTTGATTCCGGGCAGGGTGCGGCGCCTGCCCGGCCGCGTGAAGGTTCCCCACATGGGCTGGAACCAGGTGGAATTAAAGCAGGCCAATCCCCTTTTCACCGGGATCCCCGACCGTTCTTATTTTTATTTTGTGCACTCTTACTACGTGGACCCTGCTCCCCAGGATGTCATCAGCGGGGTGACCGCGTACGGGATCGCGTTTACGAGCATGGTGGCGCGGGGGAACCTCTTCGGGGTCCAGTTTCACCCCGAAAAAAGCAGCCGGCTGGGGCTTGAAGTCCTGGCCAACTTCGGAAGGCTGGTGGCGGCATGCTGA
- the hisB gene encoding imidazoleglycerol-phosphate dehydratase HisB, with the protein MRERTAEVERVTGETRVRVKLNLDGTGVFQGGTGIGFLDHMLHLWARHALFDLFLEAQGDLQVDAHHTVEDIGICLGEVFRGALGGKEGINRYGSALLPMDEALVLVAVDLSGRPYFSYDVRAAGWTVGDLPLELVPEFFRAFANHAALTLHLRLLAGQNTHHIVEALFKGCARALREAVARSDREAGIPSTKGEL; encoded by the coding sequence ATGAGGGAGCGGACTGCTGAGGTGGAGCGGGTGACCGGGGAGACCCGGGTCCGCGTGAAGCTGAATCTCGACGGGACGGGCGTTTTTCAGGGGGGAACGGGAATCGGTTTCCTGGACCACATGCTCCACCTCTGGGCGCGCCACGCCCTTTTCGATCTTTTTCTTGAAGCGCAGGGGGACCTCCAGGTTGATGCCCACCATACGGTGGAGGACATCGGGATCTGCCTGGGAGAAGTCTTCCGCGGCGCCCTGGGCGGCAAAGAAGGGATCAACCGCTACGGTTCTGCCCTCCTCCCGATGGACGAGGCGCTGGTGCTGGTTGCCGTCGACCTCAGCGGCAGGCCCTATTTCTCCTACGATGTGAGAGCGGCAGGGTGGACTGTAGGCGATTTGCCCCTGGAGCTTGTCCCCGAGTTTTTCCGTGCCTTTGCGAATCACGCGGCGCTTACCCTCCACCTGCGCCTGCTTGCGGGGCAGAATACCCACCACATCGTCGAAGCCCTCTTCAAGGGGTGCGCCCGCGCCCTGCGGGAGGCCGTTGCCCGCAGCGACCGGGAGGCGGGAATTCCCTCGACGAAGGGGGAACTTTAA
- the hisA gene encoding 1-(5-phosphoribosyl)-5-[(5-phosphoribosylamino)methylideneamino]imidazole-4-carboxamide isomerase has product MLIFPAVDLRKGRCVRLTQGREEAETVYAADPVAAARVWAEKGAPWLHVVDLDGAFAGEPCQLEVVEEIVRHVPVPVQLGGGLRSLEQIRAAFARGVARVVLGTVALTNPEVVEAACREFGKERIVVGLDTRDGFVAVRGWKQVTARHFLEVAREIRERGGERVIFTDTARDGTLAGPNFEAIRELARKSGLRVIASGGIGCLEDLAKLQELEADGVEGVILGKALYEGRIRLEEAIAIAQGDRPPFSRGRASGTTGGKNIEGAGE; this is encoded by the coding sequence ATGCTGATCTTTCCTGCCGTTGACCTCCGCAAAGGAAGGTGCGTGCGCCTCACCCAGGGGAGGGAGGAGGCGGAAACGGTTTACGCTGCAGACCCCGTGGCGGCGGCCCGCGTCTGGGCGGAAAAGGGGGCGCCCTGGCTCCACGTGGTGGACCTGGACGGGGCCTTTGCCGGGGAGCCCTGCCAGCTGGAGGTGGTGGAGGAGATTGTCAGGCACGTTCCGGTGCCTGTCCAGCTGGGAGGGGGGCTCCGGAGTTTGGAACAGATCAGGGCCGCCTTCGCCCGCGGGGTGGCGCGGGTCGTCCTGGGGACGGTTGCCCTTACGAACCCGGAGGTTGTAGAAGCCGCCTGCCGGGAGTTCGGGAAAGAGCGGATTGTGGTGGGCCTCGACACCCGGGACGGTTTTGTGGCCGTCAGGGGGTGGAAGCAGGTAACGGCCAGGCACTTCCTGGAGGTGGCGCGGGAGATCAGGGAGCGGGGCGGAGAGCGGGTGATTTTTACCGATACCGCCCGCGACGGGACGCTGGCAGGGCCCAATTTTGAGGCAATCCGGGAGCTTGCCCGGAAGAGCGGTTTGCGGGTGATCGCCTCCGGGGGGATCGGCTGCCTCGAGGATCTCGCAAAACTGCAGGAGCTGGAAGCAGACGGAGTCGAAGGGGTAATTCTCGGAAAGGCCCTCTACGAAGGAAGAATCCGGCTTGAAGAAGCCATTGCAATCGCGCAAGGGGACAGGCCGCCCTTTTCAAGGGGTAGGGCCTCAGGTACGACCGGAGGAAAGAATATAGAAGGAGCCGGGGAGTGA
- a CDS encoding ATP phosphoribosyltransferase → MNRDFITFALPKGRLFSPAVSLLQEAGLGRVPLAENGRRLICVDEEAGLRYLICRAADVPTFVEYGAAELGIAGKDVILEQGKDICELLDLGFGACRFVVAVPAAKLEQGEFREGLSGYLARSGRLRVATKFPRVAESFLRSQGLPGEIIRLSGNIELAPLVGLAEVIIDLVSTGRTLKENNLAPLVEIARATARLVANRVAYRLKYDRLAPVVAALRGALERSRSNVSGGIE, encoded by the coding sequence ATGAACCGGGATTTCATCACCTTTGCGCTTCCTAAAGGACGCCTTTTTTCGCCTGCAGTTTCTCTTTTGCAGGAGGCGGGACTGGGACGGGTTCCCCTCGCAGAGAACGGCCGGCGGTTGATCTGCGTTGACGAGGAGGCCGGTCTGCGTTATCTGATTTGCCGTGCCGCCGATGTTCCCACCTTTGTTGAGTACGGAGCGGCCGAGCTGGGGATTGCAGGAAAAGATGTAATCCTGGAGCAGGGCAAAGACATCTGCGAGTTGCTGGACCTGGGGTTCGGAGCCTGCAGGTTTGTGGTTGCCGTACCGGCGGCAAAGCTTGAGCAGGGAGAATTTCGGGAAGGGCTCTCCGGATACCTTGCCCGCTCCGGCCGGCTCCGGGTGGCCACAAAGTTCCCCCGGGTTGCAGAGAGTTTTCTGCGCAGCCAGGGTTTGCCCGGCGAGATCATCAGGCTTTCCGGAAATATCGAACTGGCGCCCCTGGTTGGACTGGCAGAAGTGATCATTGACCTTGTTTCGACAGGACGCACCCTGAAAGAGAATAATCTTGCCCCCCTCGTGGAGATCGCCCGGGCCACCGCGAGGCTTGTGGCCAACCGGGTTGCCTACCGCCTCAAGTACGACCGGCTTGCCCCGGTCGTGGCGGCCCTCCGGGGGGCGCTGGAAAGGAGCAGGAGCAATGTTTCAGGTGGTATCGAGTAA